A stretch of the Coprobacillus cateniformis genome encodes the following:
- a CDS encoding PTS sugar transporter subunit IIA, whose amino-acid sequence MLNLFKSKKYIGLHAPVNGDIIALKDLLDTKKIGDGIAFRFDGNLIYSPCHAFVSMLSKNNHAIKLTMENGIEILIEVGLDAEKLSGTGIDVFVKVGQNVKAGDPLLQIDRQFFVSQGVELIIPMIVMKSQNYQLKIKMSGQASVLGEYVVIFK is encoded by the coding sequence ATGTTAAATTTATTTAAAAGTAAAAAATATATTGGTTTACATGCTCCAGTTAATGGGGATATTATAGCGTTAAAGGATCTTTTAGATACAAAGAAAATAGGAGATGGGATAGCCTTTCGCTTTGATGGAAATCTGATTTATTCACCTTGTCATGCATTCGTAAGTATGCTTTCAAAAAATAATCACGCTATTAAGCTGACCATGGAAAATGGAATTGAAATTCTTATTGAAGTCGGTTTGGATGCTGAGAAATTGAGTGGTACAGGAATTGATGTTTTTGTAAAAGTGGGGCAAAATGTAAAAGCAGGTGATCCTCTTTTGCAGATAGATAGGCAATTCTTTGTTTCTCAAGGTGTTGAGTTAATTATTCCTATGATTGTCATGAAGAGTCAAAACTATCAGTTAAAGATCAAAATGAGTGGACAGGCGTCTGTCTTAGGTGAATATGTTGTTATATTCAAGTAG
- a CDS encoding DNA-3-methyladenine glycosylase I, with product MKRCAWAYSDELREYHDHVWGKPQHDEIMLFKMLVLEGLQAGLSWEIILKKEKAYEDALNHFDYVKIAQYQEDKYNELMETPLLIKNKLKMRAIISNAQAFLKVQEEFGCFDEYIWSYVGHKQIVHDYNNTQDVPAFDELSIEISKDLKKRGFKFVGPTIIYSYLQAIGIYNDHELLCDFR from the coding sequence ATGAAGAGATGTGCATGGGCATATAGTGATGAATTAAGAGAATATCATGATCATGTGTGGGGAAAACCACAGCATGATGAAATCATGTTATTTAAAATGTTAGTATTAGAAGGTTTACAGGCTGGTTTAAGTTGGGAAATTATATTAAAAAAAGAAAAAGCTTATGAAGATGCTTTAAATCATTTTGATTATGTCAAGATTGCTCAGTATCAGGAAGATAAATATAATGAATTAATGGAGACACCATTGTTAATTAAAAATAAACTCAAGATGAGAGCCATTATAAGTAATGCTCAAGCATTTCTAAAAGTGCAAGAAGAATTTGGGTGTTTTGATGAGTACATATGGTCATATGTTGGACATAAGCAGATTGTTCATGATTACAATAATACTCAGGATGTTCCAGCTTTTGATGAGTTATCTATAGAAATATCTAAAGATTTAAAAAAACGTGGTTTTAAGTTTGTTGGACCTACAATCATCTATAGTTATTTACAGGCGATAGGTATTTATAATGATCATGAATTGTTATGTGATTTTCGCTAA
- a CDS encoding HD domain-containing protein, with translation MNHFDQLKHIFYQNIEKECFGTSKEKAYFHSLSVCHLCQKIALERHLNIQIASIMGLFHDYSQFINHTSFHHAKISSEMTHQLLLETDMDEEDIVIIVNAIAKHSNKDCIDDDYSELLKDADVLAQYLAEPDIIFDKHSQERLKKYLPK, from the coding sequence ATGAACCATTTTGATCAGCTTAAACATATCTTTTATCAAAATATAGAAAAAGAATGCTTTGGTACTTCTAAAGAAAAAGCCTATTTTCATAGTTTAAGTGTCTGTCATTTGTGTCAAAAAATAGCTTTAGAAAGACATCTGAATATCCAAATAGCTTCAATTATGGGACTCTTTCATGATTACAGTCAATTTATCAATCACACTTCTTTTCATCACGCAAAAATCAGCAGTGAAATGACTCATCAACTGCTTTTAGAAACTGATATGGATGAAGAGGATATCGTTATTATTGTCAATGCGATTGCTAAACACAGTAACAAGGATTGTATTGATGATGACTATAGTGAATTATTAAAAGATGCAGATGTTTTAGCCCAGTATCTCGCTGAACCCGATATTATTTTTGATAAACACTCACAAGAAAGGTTAAAAAAATATCTCCCTAAATAA
- the scpB gene encoding SMC-Scp complex subunit ScpB, whose translation MEHDEILSVIEGMLFLSGDEGLTIKQISSVLQIGKKEATTYVDELIQVINERAVKGFELVNFGGVFKLITFSSHHEFYQRMIEQNENTLSNAALETLAIIAYNQPVTRVRIEEIRGVGCDAMIRKLAAKALIKEVGREDTPGKPILYGVTDEFMDAFSLTSLDELPELKEMKEDFDQDDIFNTKYTESMEEGEQ comes from the coding sequence ATGGAACATGATGAAATATTAAGTGTTATAGAAGGAATGCTCTTTTTATCAGGGGATGAAGGATTAACCATTAAGCAAATCTCATCAGTATTACAAATTGGCAAAAAAGAAGCAACAACTTATGTTGATGAACTCATTCAAGTTATTAACGAAAGAGCAGTAAAAGGGTTTGAATTGGTTAATTTTGGTGGTGTATTTAAACTGATTACCTTTTCTTCACATCATGAATTCTATCAGCGAATGATTGAACAAAATGAAAATACCCTTTCTAATGCAGCATTAGAAACATTGGCTATAATTGCTTATAATCAACCTGTTACTCGTGTGCGTATTGAAGAAATTAGAGGGGTAGGATGTGATGCAATGATTCGAAAATTAGCTGCAAAAGCCTTGATTAAAGAAGTTGGCAGAGAAGATACACCTGGAAAGCCGATTTTGTATGGTGTGACTGATGAATTTATGGATGCATTTTCATTGACATCATTAGATGAATTACCTGAATTAAAGGAAATGAAAGAGGATTTTGATCAGGATGATATTTTTAATACAAAATATACTGAAAGTATGGAGGAAGGAGAACAGTAA
- a CDS encoding ABC transporter ATP-binding protein, translated as MMKKKNVLGRLLKDIFKQYKVHLIIVFLCIIGNAIATVQGTLFMQVLIDDYIIPLMGTASPDFTGLFHALLRVAGFFLLGIICAYSYNRIMVSVTQGYLRNMRIHLFEHMESLPIRYFDRTPHGDIMSVYTNDTDTLRQLISQSIPQLVSSAITIITVFISMLTLSLPLTGVSMIMLCIMIFTSQKLGGLSGRYFVQQQNELGKVNGYIEEMISGQKVVKVFNHEEQAINDFRKMNNDLRESAFQANKFANILMPITIQTGNVSYIICAIVGAVMSLNGYAGITIGTLVSFLTLNKNFNQPIGQISQQINSVAMAQAGAKRIFDLLDQESETDEGVVTLCRVQYVDGQMVETNERTGHWAWRHPRQNGGVELVEMKGDIRLENVDFGYFDDRMVLHDVSVFASPGEKIAFVGATGAGKTTITNLINRFYDIQKGTITYDGIDIKLIKKDDLRRSLGVVLQDTHLFTGSIMDNIRYGRLNATDEECIEAAKLANADTFIKHLPDGYQTMLTGDGGHLSQGQRQLLAIARAAVANPPALILDEATSSIDSRTEKLVQSGMDKLMNGRTTLVIAHRLSTIKNSDCIMVLEQGRIIERGNHESLIKEKGKYYQLYTGAIEMD; from the coding sequence ATGATGAAAAAGAAAAATGTATTAGGGCGCTTACTTAAAGACATCTTTAAACAATATAAAGTTCATTTGATTATTGTTTTTCTATGTATTATTGGAAATGCCATTGCAACTGTTCAAGGAACATTATTCATGCAGGTTTTAATTGATGATTATATTATCCCATTAATGGGAACTGCTTCTCCTGATTTTACAGGTTTATTTCATGCTTTATTGCGTGTAGCAGGATTCTTCCTTTTGGGAATTATTTGTGCTTATTCTTATAATCGCATTATGGTGAGTGTAACACAAGGTTATTTAAGAAATATGAGAATTCATTTGTTTGAACATATGGAGTCTTTACCTATTCGTTATTTTGATAGGACACCTCATGGTGATATCATGTCTGTTTATACAAATGATACAGATACATTAAGACAATTGATTAGTCAATCTATACCACAGTTGGTATCAAGTGCTATTACAATTATAACTGTCTTTATTTCAATGCTGACTTTAAGTTTACCTTTAACAGGTGTCAGTATGATTATGCTGTGTATTATGATTTTCACTTCTCAAAAACTTGGTGGATTATCAGGACGTTATTTTGTTCAGCAGCAAAATGAACTTGGAAAAGTGAATGGTTATATTGAAGAAATGATTTCTGGACAAAAGGTTGTGAAAGTCTTTAATCATGAAGAACAAGCTATTAATGATTTTAGAAAAATGAATAATGATCTAAGAGAAAGTGCATTTCAAGCCAATAAGTTTGCAAACATTTTAATGCCAATCACTATTCAAACAGGAAATGTATCTTATATTATCTGTGCTATTGTTGGCGCAGTTATGAGTTTAAATGGTTATGCTGGCATTACCATTGGGACATTGGTATCTTTCTTAACATTAAATAAAAACTTTAATCAGCCAATTGGGCAGATTTCACAACAAATCAATAGTGTTGCCATGGCACAGGCTGGTGCTAAACGTATCTTTGATTTGTTAGACCAGGAAAGTGAAACAGATGAAGGTGTTGTCACGTTATGTCGTGTTCAATATGTTGATGGTCAAATGGTCGAAACAAACGAAAGAACAGGACATTGGGCATGGCGTCATCCCCGTCAAAATGGTGGTGTTGAGCTTGTTGAAATGAAGGGCGATATTCGTTTAGAAAATGTTGATTTTGGTTATTTTGATGATCGTATGGTTTTACATGATGTGAGTGTTTTTGCTTCTCCTGGTGAAAAGATCGCTTTTGTTGGTGCCACTGGGGCAGGTAAAACAACCATTACAAATTTAATTAATCGTTTCTATGATATTCAAAAGGGAACAATTACGTATGATGGAATTGATATCAAGTTAATTAAAAAAGATGATCTAAGAAGATCGTTGGGCGTTGTTTTACAAGACACACATTTATTTACAGGTTCAATCATGGATAATATTCGTTATGGACGTTTAAATGCAACAGATGAGGAATGTATTGAGGCTGCAAAGTTAGCAAATGCTGATACATTTATTAAGCATCTTCCTGATGGCTATCAGACAATGTTAACTGGTGATGGTGGTCATTTATCACAAGGACAAAGACAGTTATTAGCAATTGCTAGAGCAGCAGTGGCAAATCCACCAGCTTTGATTCTTGATGAAGCCACTTCATCAATTGATTCACGTACTGAGAAGCTAGTTCAAAGTGGTATGGATAAATTGATGAATGGACGTACGACTTTGGTTATTGCACATAGATTATCAACAATTAAGAATAGTGACTGCATTATGGTTTTGGAACAAGGGCGTATTATTGAACGTGGAAATCATGAATCATTAATCAAGGAAAAAGGAAAGTATTATCAGTTATATACTGGTGCGATTGAAATGGATTAA
- the murB gene encoding UDP-N-acetylmuramate dehydrogenase, which produces MFIQELMQYQIQYKQNVFLKEYTTLHIGGRAHIMIFPKSVQEIEQCLKLCQKYDMIYVVLGKGSNILASDQGYHGVIINLTMFCEMKRLDGQRICVQSGATLKNVCDFCLQQELTGLEFACGIPGTIGGAVYMNAGAYGGEMQDVVEKVVYLDDKGVKTLSHSEMQFSYRHSYFSQQKGIILEVICCLKIGDKELMKKQMNDLMRRRHEKQPMSDYSAGSTFKRPNGHYASALIKQCGLQGFQIGGAQVSLKHAGFLINCGHATSQEFLQLIKYVQKTVYKQTGYQLECEIKMLE; this is translated from the coding sequence ATGTTTATTCAAGAATTAATGCAATATCAGATACAATATAAACAAAATGTATTTTTAAAAGAGTATACAACATTGCATATTGGTGGACGAGCTCATATTATGATTTTTCCAAAGTCAGTTCAGGAAATAGAACAGTGCTTAAAGTTATGTCAGAAGTATGACATGATTTATGTTGTTTTAGGGAAAGGAAGTAATATTTTAGCTTCGGATCAGGGGTATCATGGTGTTATTATTAACCTAACTATGTTTTGTGAAATGAAGAGGTTAGATGGACAGCGTATTTGTGTGCAAAGTGGTGCTACTTTAAAGAATGTTTGTGATTTTTGTTTACAGCAGGAATTGACAGGATTAGAGTTTGCTTGTGGAATTCCTGGGACAATTGGTGGAGCTGTTTATATGAATGCTGGAGCTTATGGTGGTGAAATGCAAGATGTCGTTGAGAAAGTTGTTTATTTGGATGATAAAGGAGTTAAAACGCTATCGCATAGTGAAATGCAATTTTCATATCGTCATAGTTATTTTTCTCAACAAAAAGGAATTATCTTGGAAGTGATATGTTGTCTAAAAATAGGCGATAAAGAACTTATGAAAAAACAAATGAATGATTTAATGAGACGTAGGCATGAAAAACAGCCAATGAGTGATTATAGTGCTGGAAGTACTTTTAAGCGCCCTAATGGGCATTATGCATCAGCATTAATTAAGCAATGTGGCTTACAAGGCTTTCAAATTGGTGGTGCACAAGTTTCATTAAAACATGCTGGTTTTTTAATTAATTGTGGACATGCCACAAGTCAAGAATTCTTACAGTTAATTAAGTATGTTCAAAAGACAGTATACAAACAAACTGGTTATCAATTAGAATGTGAGATTAAGATGTTAGAGTGA
- the trxA gene encoding thioredoxin, with protein MSNVLHVNAQEFNDLISNNGLVFVDFFASWCGPCKMLAPSVDKLAAEHPEAKVVKVDVDQENALAMQYGVQSIPTLIVFKNGQPVNRQMGFVPYEALENMLK; from the coding sequence ATGTCAAATGTATTACATGTAAATGCTCAAGAATTTAATGATCTTATTTCAAATAACGGATTGGTTTTTGTAGACTTCTTCGCTTCATGGTGTGGACCTTGTAAGATGTTAGCACCCAGTGTTGATAAATTAGCCGCTGAGCATCCAGAAGCAAAAGTTGTGAAAGTAGATGTTGATCAAGAAAATGCTCTTGCTATGCAATATGGAGTTCAATCAATTCCAACTTTAATTGTATTTAAGAACGGTCAACCAGTGAATCGTCAAATGGGATTTGTTCCTTATGAAGCTTTAGAAAATATGTTGAAATAA
- a CDS encoding nitroreductase family protein, giving the protein MDIIQAMQERHSVRRFRSHDIPQELVDVLQNEIYKCNQEGQLHIQLILQEPGAFRQFFVHYGRFKNVQNYIVLVGRRNDSLEERLGYYGERIVLKAQQLGLNTCWVGATYSSKKVVCQIDHDEQMICIIAIGYGDNQGKPHKNKPMESLYQCIDEKPDWFLLGMEAMMLAPTAMNQQKFFVTLKNNKVEIMTQGSYANINRGILKYHFEQGAHKTKEIWL; this is encoded by the coding sequence ATGGATATAATACAGGCGATGCAAGAAAGACATTCTGTACGTCGTTTTAGAAGTCATGACATTCCACAAGAACTTGTTGACGTCTTGCAAAATGAAATCTATAAATGTAATCAGGAAGGACAATTGCATATACAACTCATTCTTCAGGAACCTGGTGCATTCCGTCAATTTTTTGTTCATTATGGACGTTTTAAAAATGTTCAGAATTATATAGTGTTAGTTGGCAGAAGGAATGATTCTTTGGAAGAAAGATTAGGATATTATGGAGAGAGAATTGTATTAAAGGCACAACAGTTGGGATTGAATACCTGTTGGGTGGGGGCAACTTATAGTTCTAAAAAAGTTGTTTGTCAAATAGATCATGATGAACAAATGATTTGTATTATAGCGATTGGTTATGGTGATAATCAAGGAAAACCTCATAAGAATAAACCTATGGAAAGTCTTTATCAATGTATTGATGAAAAGCCAGATTGGTTTTTATTAGGAATGGAGGCTATGATGTTAGCTCCAACTGCGATGAACCAACAGAAATTTTTTGTGACTCTCAAAAATAATAAAGTAGAGATAATGACTCAAGGGTCTTATGCGAATATTAATCGTGGCATTTTAAAATATCATTTTGAACAGGGGGCACATAAAACAAAAGAGATTTGGTTATAA
- a CDS encoding segregation/condensation protein A has translation MSYEVVIDDFQGPLDLLLHLIKEKEMDLETLEVSVITDQYLAYIDQMDADQLETMSEYLVMAAQLIEMKSKMLLPNEKVELEDDYQEDPREQLIRRLIEYKKYKDILDDVRECYEYRQTLHTKAPALMDDYVVDTSELIPDHLEVYDLIKAMQKMFQRKVLHAPLESRIARVEISIEERSDQIRQYFKLHKNQRIRFEELFEEPTRTFFVVTFLSILVLVNTNELIIEQDGNFENIYLKERN, from the coding sequence ATGAGTTATGAGGTTGTAATTGATGATTTTCAAGGACCATTAGATCTGCTTTTACATTTGATTAAAGAAAAGGAAATGGACTTGGAAACATTAGAGGTTTCTGTTATTACTGATCAATATTTAGCCTATATTGACCAAATGGATGCTGATCAACTTGAAACAATGTCTGAATATCTTGTTATGGCGGCACAATTAATTGAGATGAAAAGTAAGATGCTTCTACCTAATGAAAAAGTAGAATTAGAAGATGATTATCAAGAAGACCCAAGAGAACAATTAATTAGAAGATTGATTGAATATAAAAAATATAAGGATATCTTAGATGATGTTCGTGAATGTTATGAATATAGACAAACTTTACATACAAAAGCACCAGCATTAATGGATGATTATGTTGTGGATACATCAGAATTAATTCCTGATCATTTAGAGGTTTATGATTTAATTAAAGCAATGCAAAAAATGTTTCAAAGAAAAGTGTTACATGCTCCATTAGAATCACGTATTGCTCGTGTTGAGATTTCTATTGAGGAACGAAGTGATCAAATCAGACAATATTTTAAGTTGCATAAAAATCAACGTATTCGTTTTGAGGAATTATTTGAAGAACCAACAAGAACATTTTTTGTTGTTACGTTTTTATCTATTCTGGTTTTGGTTAATACAAATGAATTAATTATTGAACAAGATGGAAATTTTGAGAACATATATTTAAAGGAGAGAAATTAA
- a CDS encoding RsmB/NOP family class I SAM-dependent RNA methyltransferase, with the protein MNRLFEKQMQDILKNEYPDFMKALEQPAVKAFYLNPHKKEAIKYLNKEFIQPHVVVKDGYYFNYEKYPLGKSPFFSCGLYYIQEPSAMLVTHFLNIQKDDYILDMCAAPGGKTCAAASQLSEDGLMIANDIVPLRAKILSENVERFGLKNTIVTNCDPLVFENQLKGFFDKIILDAPCSGEGMFRKSDAAIETWSLEKVHECAHIQRQLLDAAMNLLKPEGQLIYSTCTYNTIENEEQIQYLLNHYNCSLIPLKKSHGMSPGMNMEEAVRLYPHHYQGEGHFIALIQKHGEMTPFKSKNLKPVISKQNQLLVQDFYKTYLNCKVPTYLYDNNNHIYAILPQFPELKGIRVLRNGFYLGECKKNRFEPSLALALTLQINDVKQFYRFHENDQEVTQYLHGETIEGSTQKGYGIIFVEDYPLSFYKESNHQAKNLYPKGLRR; encoded by the coding sequence ATGAATAGATTATTTGAAAAACAAATGCAAGACATATTAAAAAATGAATATCCTGATTTTATGAAGGCATTAGAACAACCAGCTGTCAAAGCTTTTTATTTAAATCCTCATAAAAAAGAAGCAATAAAATATCTAAATAAAGAATTTATTCAACCTCATGTTGTTGTTAAAGATGGATATTATTTCAATTATGAAAAATATCCTTTAGGAAAATCTCCTTTCTTTTCATGTGGATTATATTATATCCAAGAACCAAGCGCTATGTTGGTGACACATTTTCTTAACATTCAAAAAGACGATTATATCTTAGATATGTGTGCTGCCCCTGGTGGAAAAACATGCGCTGCTGCTAGCCAGCTTTCAGAAGATGGTTTGATGATTGCCAATGATATTGTTCCATTACGTGCAAAAATTCTTTCTGAAAATGTAGAAAGATTTGGATTAAAAAATACGATTGTGACAAACTGTGATCCACTTGTTTTTGAAAACCAATTGAAGGGCTTCTTTGATAAGATTATTTTAGATGCACCATGCAGTGGTGAGGGAATGTTTAGAAAGAGTGATGCTGCTATTGAAACATGGTCACTAGAAAAAGTTCATGAATGTGCCCATATTCAAAGACAGTTACTGGATGCTGCTATGAATTTATTAAAACCAGAAGGTCAATTGATTTATTCAACATGTACATATAATACTATTGAAAACGAAGAACAAATTCAATACCTTTTAAATCATTATAATTGTTCACTGATTCCCTTAAAGAAAAGTCATGGTATGAGTCCTGGCATGAATATGGAAGAAGCTGTTCGTTTATATCCTCATCATTATCAGGGGGAAGGACATTTTATTGCATTAATTCAAAAACATGGGGAAATGACTCCATTCAAAAGTAAAAACTTAAAACCAGTCATTTCTAAACAGAATCAGTTACTTGTGCAAGACTTCTATAAAACTTATTTAAATTGTAAGGTTCCTACTTACTTATATGACAACAATAATCATATCTATGCAATCTTACCTCAATTTCCAGAACTCAAAGGCATTCGTGTTTTAAGAAATGGATTCTATTTAGGTGAATGTAAAAAAAATCGCTTTGAACCAAGTTTAGCACTTGCACTGACTTTACAGATAAATGATGTGAAACAATTCTATCGTTTTCATGAGAATGACCAAGAAGTTACTCAATATCTGCATGGTGAAACAATTGAAGGCAGTACTCAAAAAGGATATGGTATTATCTTTGTTGAAGATTATCCTTTATCATTTTATAAAGAAAGTAACCATCAAGCAAAAAATCTATATCCAAAGGGGCTAAGACGATGA